One Gallus gallus isolate bGalGal1 chromosome 11, bGalGal1.mat.broiler.GRCg7b, whole genome shotgun sequence DNA window includes the following coding sequences:
- the ATXN1L gene encoding ataxin-1-like, which translates to MRAGHERSQECLPPKKRDLPAASAGTEAGRAGGAPASTEGPEWARTVGSSAVALRYGPGEAAEAVAGLTVDQYGMLYKVAMPPATFSPTGLHPVVNVSPLTPTFNVTSPIIQHPGVPYPPIHYAQIPPTSLQFIGSHYTVPYAVPPGFLPSPLLSPSSNLTASHVPHFVPYASLFTEEAAPSPQTTSPTHSFNKSSAVSPGQMQHHAGTQPLDTAPGRIPVYYQMSRLPSGYSGYETPTAGGNPDSSQQDSQLSSEVAAANGEQRHLEHNVVRRTSEAADSASSKAEDCLPGSAVRCVVDGQFLSGYQTFRTEVSVPAHRSTPDADLEVQRVVGALASQDYHVLSAQRKDDPSPLNLCHNIPNQQGESKDILRNAVERGAAEKNQSRSPYVVSPEEMVRQKQLTKGMVIANGKPVLVPAGSEPIRSSISEALVRQSPIVQAQGGMLEKDLAQLQPPGSSRLPSHFMKGAIIQLATGELKRVEDLQTQDFVRSAEVSGGLKIDSSTVVDIQDSQWPGLVTLHFVVGEQQSKVSIDVPPEHPFFVYGQGWSSCSPGRTAQVFALTCHRLQVGDVCISISLQSMNGNFASQANYPFTDQLISTRERSEITAQGSREPSDRAAERKTQTERENAAQSSREEPSQPETGSQHSWTAPGFQRYSVQAEEPRHSLLRPSFIPQEVKLSIEGRSNAGK; encoded by the coding sequence ATGAGAGCGGGCCACGAGCGGAGCCAGGAGTGCCTCCCGCCAAAGAAGCGGGACCTTCCCGCCGCCAGCGCCGGCACGGAGGCGGGACGGGCGGGGGGTGCCCCGGCTTCGACCGAGGGCCCCGAGTGGGCCCGGACAGTTGGGTCGAGCGCTGTGGCTCTACGCTATGGCCCGGGGGAGGCGGCAGAGGCGGTAGCGGGGCTGACGGTGGACCAGTACGGGATGCTCTATAAAGTGGCAATGCCGCCTGCCACCTTCTCCCCTACGGGCCTGCATCCCGTGGTGAACGTGAGCCCCCTGACTCCCACCTTCAATGTGACCTCGCCAATAATCCAGCACCCGGGGGTGCCGTACCCTCCCATCCATTATGCGCAGATCCCTCCGACGTCCTTACAGTTCATCGGCTCGCACTACACGGTGCCCTATGCTGTCCCTCCTGGTTTCCTGCCTAGTCCTCTCCTGTCTCCTTCTAGCAACCTCACCGCCTCTCATGTCCCCCACTTTGTGCCATATGCCTCTCTCTTCACGGAAGAagctgctccttccccccaGACTACCTCTCCTACCCACAGCTTCAACAAATCTTCTGCGGTCTCTCCTGGCCAGATGCAGCACCATGCTGGGACCCAGCCACTAGATACCGCACCAGGTAGGATTCCTGTTTATTATCAGATGTCTCGCCTCCCATCTGGGTATTCAGGATATGAGACACCTACAGCAGGTGGAAACCCAGATTCTTCTCAGCAAGACAGTCAGCTGAGTTCAGAGGTAGCTGCCGCCAATGGTGAACAGAGACATCTGGAGCACAATGTGGTGAGGAGGACCAGCGAGGCTGCGGACTCTGCCAGCAGTAAAGCTGAAGACTGTCTGCCAGGGTCAGCAGTGAGATGTGTTGTTGATGGACAGTTTCTTTCAGGTTACCAGACGTTCAGAACAGAGGTTTCTGTGCCAGCACATAGAAGCACGCCAGACGCTGATCTGGAGGttcagagggtggtgggggCGTTGGCCTCTCAGGATTACCATGTTCTGTCAGCCCAGAGGAAAGATGACCCAAGCCCTTTAAACCTTTGCCATAATATCCCTAATCAGCAGGGGGAGTCGAAGGACATTTTGAGGAATGCAGTGGAAAGGGGTGCTGCTGAGAAGAACCAGTCCAGGAGTCCATACGTTGTATCCCCTGAAGAGATGGTTAGACAAAAACAATTAACCAAAGGAATGGTGATAGCTAACGGCAAGCCAGTCCTGGTTCCAGCTGGCTCTGAGCCCATTAGGTCTTCCATTTCAGAAGCCCTGGTGAGGCAGAGCCCAATTGTGCAGGCTCAAGGAGGCATGCTTGAAAAGGACCTggcccagctgcagcctcccGGCTCCTCTCGCTTGCCCTCTCACTTCATGAAAGGAGCCATCATCCAGCTGGCTACAGGAGAGCTGAAGCGGGTGGAGGACTTGCAGACTCAAGACTTTGTTCGCAGCGCAGAGGTGAGCGGAGGCCTGAAGATTGACTCGAGCACTGTGGTGGATATTCAGGACAGCCAGTGGCCTGGGCTTGTCACATTGCATTTTGTGGTTGGGGAGCAACAAAGTAAAGTAAGCATTGATGTGCCCCCAGAGCATCCCTTCTTTGTGTATGGCCAGGGCTGGTCCTCCTGTAGCCCAGGGCGGACTGCTCAGGTCTTTGCTTTGACCTGTCACAGGCTGCAGGTGGGTGATGTCTGCATATCAATCAGTTTACAGAGCATGAACGGCAACTTTGCTTCTCAGGCTAACTACCCTTTCACAGATCAGTTAATATCCACCAGGGAGAGATCTGAAATAACTGCTCAGGGGTCCAGAGAACCATctgacagagctgctgaaaggaagacccagacagaaagggaaaatgcagCTCAGAGCTCTCGTGAAGAACCTTCTCAGCCTGAGACTggcagtcagcacagctggacAGCCCCAGGCTTCCAAAGATACAGCGTGCAGGCAGAGGAGCCGCGTCACTCTCTGCTCCGTCCCTCTTTCATTCCCCAGGAGGTCAAGCTGTCTATTGAAGGGCGTTCTAATGCAGGGAAATGA